In Desulfovibrio psychrotolerans, a single window of DNA contains:
- a CDS encoding TolC family outer membrane protein, which produces MFFSLFSKHTKERLRTAAAGSALLACVAFFPAAALADEASLRDTVLTTLRQHPQLQQLQQGKQAAEQDHKQARGGFFPRLDASAQYGTEAYSDAATRRAQQDGHFTDRMDAALTATQMLWDGHATSSSVAAAEAGMRLADSQFVDAADSLGLDAVIAHIGVLRQRLLVELAQDNVVQHQDILASMEEREQLGAGSLADVTQTRGRLARSMTTLSATRSDLNVLTANYYRLTGQVPQNLEEPGLPDGVPHDVDAAAEKTLENNPKIVTLLAEVDRAVQNIRRNEANYYPEFNLKASSGFTQNAESSTTYTKKDQVMVTMDWNLFKGGSDVAGVRAARARKSAAELGLRDTRDALMEEVLASWSLYEAAKEQAALYEQAVEFNRQTRDMYLQQFTVGQRSLLDVLDAENELFNTQGQLITARMNVVVGGFRLLALNGDILSALNIDKKDYMDAVAAAAPVKELE; this is translated from the coding sequence ATGTTTTTTTCTCTTTTCAGCAAACACACGAAGGAACGGCTGCGTACGGCAGCGGCAGGAAGCGCGCTGCTGGCATGTGTGGCGTTTTTTCCCGCGGCAGCTCTGGCTGATGAGGCCAGTCTTCGGGATACCGTGCTGACAACGCTCAGGCAGCACCCGCAGCTGCAGCAGTTGCAGCAGGGTAAGCAGGCGGCGGAACAGGATCACAAACAGGCTCGGGGCGGCTTCTTCCCCCGTCTGGACGCCAGCGCGCAGTACGGCACTGAGGCATACAGCGATGCTGCAACCCGCCGTGCCCAGCAGGACGGGCATTTTACCGACAGAATGGATGCCGCCCTTACCGCCACCCAGATGTTGTGGGACGGTCATGCCACCTCCAGCAGCGTGGCGGCTGCGGAAGCAGGCATGCGCCTTGCGGACAGCCAGTTTGTGGATGCCGCCGATTCGCTGGGGCTGGATGCCGTTATCGCGCATATAGGCGTGCTCCGGCAGCGGCTGCTGGTGGAACTGGCGCAGGACAACGTGGTTCAGCATCAGGACATTTTGGCCTCCATGGAGGAGCGTGAGCAACTGGGAGCCGGAAGCCTTGCAGACGTGACCCAGACGCGTGGACGTCTTGCCCGCAGCATGACGACTCTTTCTGCCACCCGCAGCGACCTGAACGTGCTGACGGCCAATTACTACCGCCTTACCGGGCAGGTGCCGCAGAATCTGGAAGAACCCGGACTGCCGGATGGCGTGCCGCACGATGTGGACGCGGCAGCGGAGAAGACGCTGGAGAACAATCCCAAGATTGTTACGCTGCTGGCGGAAGTGGACCGCGCTGTGCAGAATATTCGCCGCAACGAGGCCAACTACTATCCGGAATTCAATCTTAAGGCCTCTTCCGGCTTTACCCAGAACGCTGAATCTTCCACCACCTATACGAAGAAAGACCAGGTCATGGTCACCATGGACTGGAACCTCTTCAAGGGCGGTTCGGATGTGGCCGGGGTGCGTGCCGCACGGGCGCGCAAGTCTGCTGCGGAACTGGGACTGCGTGATACGCGCGATGCCCTGATGGAAGAAGTGCTTGCCAGCTGGAGCCTGTATGAGGCGGCCAAGGAACAGGCGGCTCTGTATGAGCAGGCGGTGGAGTTTAACCGCCAGACCCGAGACATGTACCTGCAACAGTTCACCGTGGGACAGCGCAGCCTGCTGGACGTGCTGGATGCGGAAAATGAACTCTTCAACACGCAGGGGCAGCTTATTACCGCCCGTATGAACGTGGTTGTGGGGGGATTCCGCCTGCTGGCCCTGAACGGCGACATTCTGAGCGCGCTGAACATAGACAAGAAGGATTACATGGATGCCGTGGCAGCCGCCGCGCCCGTGAAGGAATTGGAATAG
- a CDS encoding bifunctional riboflavin kinase/FAD synthetase, translated as MEIARELQEITIDISRGTSVTIGNFDGVHNGHRKLIRRTMEKAAKLGLPSVVVTFCPHPLKVLAGVHAAPLITDYEKKLDLFEALGVDLVLMIKFTKELAAMEPESFVEEYLVHGLNMKELVVGYDYSFGKGRKGNFALLSELGSKHGYGTERLDPVIIDGAIVSSTRIRDMIQAGRVWYVRPLMDRFYVIRGTVIHGMNRGGRLLGFPTANMRVRDELTPMPGVYATWAEVDGKVHKAVTNIGTNPTFGNDEISVETYIMDFSQDLYGWELRLNFVTRLRDEKKFSGVEELMAQIRKDVDLARQILETPEAQL; from the coding sequence ATGGAAATAGCACGAGAACTTCAGGAAATTACCATAGATATTTCGCGTGGCACCTCCGTCACCATTGGCAACTTTGATGGCGTGCACAACGGGCACCGCAAGCTTATACGGCGCACCATGGAAAAGGCGGCCAAGCTGGGGCTGCCCAGCGTGGTGGTGACCTTCTGCCCGCATCCGCTCAAGGTTCTGGCAGGAGTACACGCCGCCCCGCTGATAACAGACTACGAAAAGAAACTGGATCTCTTTGAGGCGCTGGGCGTGGATCTGGTGCTTATGATCAAGTTCACCAAGGAACTGGCCGCCATGGAGCCGGAATCCTTTGTGGAAGAGTATCTGGTGCACGGGCTGAACATGAAAGAGCTTGTGGTGGGGTATGATTATTCGTTCGGCAAGGGGCGCAAGGGCAACTTTGCTCTGCTTTCCGAACTGGGGAGCAAGCATGGCTACGGAACCGAGCGGCTGGACCCCGTGATCATTGACGGCGCAATTGTCAGCTCCACCCGCATACGGGATATGATACAGGCGGGCCGCGTGTGGTATGTGCGCCCGCTCATGGACAGGTTCTACGTCATACGCGGTACGGTTATTCACGGCATGAACCGGGGCGGCAGGCTGCTGGGGTTTCCCACCGCCAACATGCGGGTGCGCGATGAGCTTACTCCCATGCCGGGTGTTTACGCCACGTGGGCGGAGGTGGACGGCAAGGTTCACAAGGCGGTGACCAATATCGGCACCAATCCGACCTTCGGCAACGATGAGATTAGCGTGGAAACCTACATTATGGACTTTTCGCAGGACCTCTACGGATGGGAACTGCGGCTTAATTTTGTCACCCGCCTCCGCGACGAGAAAAAGTTCTCCGGCGTGGAGGAGCTTATGGCCCAGATACGCAAGGACGTGGACCTTGCCCGCCAGATACTGGAAACGCCCGAGGCGCAGCTTTAA
- a CDS encoding tRNA1(Val) (adenine(37)-N6)-methyltransferase, which translates to MMPPQADAEAVTLARSRFPRGLLQPEGSFRFAMDALLLARFALPPETSREQSVADLGTGCGVVALALLLDALPGTPGTQCPQAAPDSEKPTRAQRRAFMHATGVDIDPLLCEAATYNAAALGLADRFAVHTLNLTEVRDILSAESFDLVVTNPPYRRADQGRHAATERRTRALFETDGSLETFVRAGGFLVRNRGRFCCIYPAERLAALLTACTAARLEPKRLRMVHSKPDRDAALVLLEARKNAQPGCVTEPPLILYAGQGEATALTREALEFCPHLACNARGHYQYGDPA; encoded by the coding sequence ATGATGCCGCCCCAAGCCGATGCCGAAGCGGTAACGCTTGCGCGCAGCCGGTTTCCGCGCGGTCTGCTGCAACCGGAAGGCTCGTTCCGCTTTGCCATGGATGCCCTGCTGCTGGCGCGCTTCGCCCTGCCGCCGGAAACAAGCCGGGAGCAGTCCGTGGCTGACCTTGGCACCGGATGCGGCGTGGTGGCGCTGGCACTGCTGCTGGATGCCCTTCCCGGTACTCCCGGTACGCAGTGTCCGCAGGCAGCCCCCGACAGCGAAAAGCCCACCCGCGCACAGCGCCGCGCCTTTATGCACGCCACCGGAGTGGACATAGACCCCCTGCTCTGCGAGGCGGCCACATACAACGCCGCCGCGCTGGGACTGGCAGACCGCTTTGCCGTGCACACCCTGAACCTGACAGAGGTTCGCGACATCCTGTCTGCGGAGAGCTTTGACCTTGTGGTCACCAACCCGCCGTACCGTCGCGCGGACCAGGGCCGCCATGCCGCCACAGAAAGGCGTACACGCGCCCTGTTTGAAACGGACGGCTCGCTGGAAACATTTGTCAGGGCGGGGGGCTTTCTGGTACGCAACAGGGGGCGGTTCTGCTGCATCTACCCTGCGGAGCGCCTTGCCGCGCTGCTTACCGCCTGCACGGCGGCACGGCTGGAACCCAAGCGCCTGCGCATGGTGCACTCCAAACCTGACCGTGACGCTGCACTGGTGCTGCTTGAGGCCCGCAAGAACGCCCAGCCGGGCTGCGTTACGGAACCGCCGCTCATCCTGTACGCAGGACAGGGCGAGGCAACCGCCCTGACCCGGGAAGCACTGGAATTCTGTCCTCATCTGGCCTGCAACGCACGCGGGCATTATCAATACGGAGACCCTGCATGA
- a CDS encoding class I fructose-bisphosphate aldolase yields MIGTIRKLKRFFPAPSGRAVILSLDHGAYEGMLAGITHMPELLEHIRTRNVQGVMLNKGYARAHALSLATELPLVVQLSAGTRHGLPAWNKALVCSIPEALRLGADAVAIQVNIGNELEDRMLADLGAVTDEAHQHGLPVLAVIYARGDRIVKELDPSLIGHCIRLGGELGADMVSVPYSGDRASFTRAVESCPVPVLVAGGPGQPNFDAFLSMVAEVLECGAAGVSIGRNVFQQERPEEALDKLLALVHGAPQQAGSAADNAQNTSGDTNSAQEPPARHPG; encoded by the coding sequence ATGATAGGCACCATTCGCAAACTGAAACGATTTTTCCCCGCCCCCAGCGGCAGAGCCGTCATCCTTTCGCTGGACCATGGTGCCTACGAGGGCATGCTGGCAGGCATAACCCACATGCCCGAACTGCTGGAGCACATACGCACCCGCAACGTGCAGGGGGTTATGCTGAACAAGGGCTACGCCCGTGCGCACGCCCTTTCCCTTGCGACGGAACTGCCTCTGGTGGTGCAGCTTTCTGCCGGAACCCGCCACGGGCTGCCCGCATGGAACAAGGCGCTGGTCTGTTCCATCCCGGAGGCTCTGCGCCTCGGCGCAGACGCCGTTGCCATTCAGGTAAACATCGGTAACGAGCTGGAAGACCGCATGCTGGCAGACCTCGGTGCCGTGACGGACGAGGCGCACCAGCACGGACTGCCCGTACTGGCGGTCATCTATGCGCGTGGAGACCGGATCGTGAAGGAACTGGATCCCAGCCTCATCGGGCACTGCATCCGTCTGGGCGGAGAACTGGGGGCAGATATGGTTTCCGTGCCCTATTCAGGCGACAGAGCCAGCTTCACGCGGGCCGTGGAATCGTGCCCGGTGCCCGTGCTGGTGGCGGGCGGCCCCGGACAGCCGAACTTCGATGCCTTCCTGTCCATGGTGGCAGAGGTGCTGGAATGCGGCGCGGCAGGGGTGAGCATAGGGCGCAACGTCTTCCAGCAGGAACGGCCGGAAGAGGCACTGGACAAGCTGCTGGCACTGGTGCACGGCGCTCCGCAGCAGGCGGGAAGTGCGGCAGACAATGCCCAAAACACCTCCGGAGATACGAACAGCGCACAGGAACCCCCGGCGCGGCACCCCGGCTAA
- a CDS encoding chloride channel protein, which yields MTGPLRRLWREYLRLYRNVTYVRMTVIGILVGALTGVASIVFFWGIEYLSHLVQVQWAGYDLPAPAGESMFHGLQGDGVFRPWIIPLACLAVGLFTGWLVERFLPDSIHGMTDGTDAMIKAFHHNKGVIKPRGPIIRGFTSILTIAAGGSAGREGPISQIGAGIGSWLAGKLGLSVKERRILMLTGTAGGLGAVFRAPLGGALTAIEVIYKEDFESEAIVPAVISSVVAYSIFTMAFGTEPMFGIPEFSFSNIMELPFYVVLSLACTVSGWLYVRTFVYMKYSVFEKLRVRVGIMWTMAAGGLLMGLFGMLYPKVLSGGYGWLEQAILGELTVTTMIVVVLAKTLATSITLGSGMSGGMFAPALFVGGMTGGAVGFTAHKFYPDIVTQPGGYVMVGMAAFFAGVAHAPIGPLVMVCELTQGYGLLAPLMLASAVCLVVNRKASLYENQLENKFESPAHITDATINILEKLHVADFYQRGRVTILEESITLKALTDIIAGTNEFHFPVKNQEGSITGILSLNDVRNLLYEESLFELVVVGELARAPVTLEEGDDLYTALLKFVEADLGQIPVVREDNPDEILGLINRTDVFLAYTEHLKKLQAEE from the coding sequence ATGACAGGCCCATTGCGGCGGCTCTGGCGGGAATATCTTCGCCTGTACCGGAACGTCACCTATGTGCGGATGACGGTTATAGGCATTTTGGTGGGTGCGCTCACAGGCGTTGCTTCCATAGTCTTTTTCTGGGGCATAGAATATCTTTCGCACCTCGTGCAGGTACAGTGGGCCGGATACGACCTGCCTGCCCCGGCGGGCGAGAGCATGTTCCACGGGCTGCAGGGCGACGGCGTTTTCCGGCCATGGATTATTCCCCTTGCCTGTCTTGCAGTGGGACTGTTCACGGGCTGGCTGGTGGAACGTTTTCTGCCGGACTCCATTCACGGTATGACCGACGGCACGGACGCCATGATCAAGGCGTTTCACCACAACAAAGGTGTTATTAAGCCGCGCGGGCCCATCATCCGGGGCTTCACCTCCATTCTCACCATCGCGGCGGGCGGCTCTGCCGGGCGCGAAGGCCCCATTTCGCAGATAGGTGCGGGCATAGGCTCGTGGCTGGCGGGAAAGCTGGGGCTTTCTGTCAAGGAACGGCGCATTCTTATGCTTACGGGCACGGCGGGCGGGCTTGGCGCGGTGTTCCGCGCACCGCTGGGCGGCGCGCTTACGGCCATTGAGGTTATCTACAAGGAAGATTTTGAGTCGGAAGCCATTGTGCCTGCCGTTATCTCTTCTGTTGTCGCCTACTCCATTTTCACCATGGCTTTCGGCACCGAGCCCATGTTTGGCATTCCGGAGTTCTCCTTCAGCAACATCATGGAACTGCCGTTCTATGTGGTGCTTTCGCTGGCGTGCACCGTTTCCGGCTGGCTGTATGTGCGCACCTTTGTGTACATGAAGTATTCCGTGTTCGAAAAGCTGCGCGTGCGGGTGGGCATTATGTGGACCATGGCCGCGGGCGGGCTGCTCATGGGCCTTTTCGGCATGCTGTACCCCAAGGTGCTCTCCGGCGGCTACGGCTGGCTGGAACAGGCCATTCTGGGAGAGCTTACCGTGACCACCATGATTGTGGTGGTGCTGGCCAAAACTCTGGCCACCAGCATTACGCTGGGGTCGGGCATGAGCGGCGGTATGTTTGCACCTGCCCTGTTTGTGGGCGGCATGACCGGCGGTGCGGTGGGCTTTACCGCTCACAAGTTTTATCCGGATATCGTTACCCAGCCCGGCGGCTATGTGATGGTGGGCATGGCAGCGTTTTTTGCCGGGGTGGCGCACGCGCCCATAGGCCCGCTGGTCATGGTCTGCGAGCTTACGCAGGGTTACGGCTTGCTTGCGCCGCTCATGCTGGCGTCGGCGGTGTGCCTTGTGGTCAACCGCAAGGCATCGCTGTATGAGAACCAGCTGGAGAACAAGTTCGAATCACCCGCGCACATAACCGACGCGACCATCAATATTCTGGAAAAGCTGCACGTGGCCGATTTCTACCAGCGGGGGCGGGTGACCATTCTGGAAGAATCCATCACCCTGAAGGCCCTTACGGATATTATTGCCGGGACCAACGAGTTTCATTTTCCGGTCAAGAATCAGGAGGGGAGCATAACCGGCATCCTTTCGCTTAACGACGTGCGCAACCTGCTGTACGAGGAAAGCCTGTTTGAACTGGTGGTGGTGGGAGAGCTTGCCCGTGCCCCGGTGACGCTGGAAGAGGGCGATGACCTGTACACCGCCCTGCTCAAGTTCGTGGAGGCCGATCTGGGGCAGATTCCCGTGGTGCGGGAAGATAATCCCGATGAGATTCTGGGGCTTATTAACCGTACGGACGTGTTTCTCGCCTATACGGAGCATCTGAAGAAGTTGCAGGCGGAAGAGTAG
- a CDS encoding UvrD-helicase domain-containing protein: MKQFRADLHIHSRFSRATSKKLTPRHLAAWSRVKGLDVLGTGDFTHPEWLDELESQLVQDSATGLFRLKDDRRLDHEIPDFSGMPFSGRTLFMLQGEISSIYKRGGKVRKVHNLVYMPTLEAARRFSTRLAEVGNIASDGRPILGLDSRNLLEMVLETHPLAFLVPAHIWTPWFSIFGSKSGFDSMEECFGDLASEIFALETGLSSDPEMNWLWSHLDRFRLISNSDAHSGDNLGRECNLFSGEISYEGIYRSLRGEALGHKFLGTMEFFPEEGKYHLDGHRKCGVVMEPGETRSRDGRCPVCGKPLTVGVLNRVLELADREVPRQPASQPGFVSLVPLPELIGEIMGTGSKSKKVMALYARAVRTLGPELTILRDAPEEEIRKVHPLLAEGVMRMRRGEVMRQPGYDGEYGVVRVFSRKERDTFLKGAFLVDLPERGPEREAERLTGRGPQDGTVHEPDDGPEHAAGRHSDAPGGEAAQAGAARDLTEAERAAAMPMLANALRERNEARSGMLVPAGRAGSAGEASEAAGMQGAADAAMEHGLRTDAEGSGRMAGHAPSAAPSIVYNDGQRVAIAAGPEPVLVMAGPGTGKTRTLVGRIRHLLDGGVSARHMLAVTFTRRAAREMEERLVASLGEGQATPRADTLHALAFEYWQHSYDDAPTLLSEEGARRVFAEANPGESAQRLRDAWDGISLCRERMQVCTLEFHDLFVNYSKLKDSWNLADYTDLLEFWLEQADAGVYSCPWTHVLVDEIQDFTPLQLALVRKLVPQGGQGFFGIGDPDQSIYGFRGAHGDVAATLAEAWPELRMVRLEECYRCAQPVLDMAAALMARGNAPQALKAMRAIPSDLRMFEAQSPEGEASWIGEQIRGLIGATSHSLKDAEGDGRLLGGELSPGDVAVLVRFKALVDPIQRTLSRLGIPCAVPENEAFWVEPRIRLILNAVGRFLGIAGTPGEDALSCPDSMLAKGPLGVAAYLEDIPPFDRLFWKSAAFREMAKRHDELGGWAGLLNWINLQSELELVRRRSEKVQILTLHAAKGLEFKAVFLPALEDGILPFAGAGVLTGKADRNEGSYDAEEERRLLYVGITRAEQALFLSWSGKRTLYGREIRLKPSRFLAELPQEGAVKRSALKAHTKRKEKQLSLM, translated from the coding sequence ATGAAGCAGTTCAGGGCAGATTTACACATACATTCCCGTTTTTCCCGCGCTACCAGCAAAAAGCTGACCCCGCGCCATCTTGCGGCATGGTCCCGCGTGAAGGGGCTGGACGTGCTGGGCACCGGCGACTTTACCCACCCGGAGTGGCTGGATGAGCTGGAGTCCCAACTGGTGCAGGACAGCGCCACCGGGCTGTTTCGTCTGAAGGACGACCGCAGGCTGGACCACGAGATACCGGATTTTTCCGGTATGCCTTTTTCCGGGCGCACCCTGTTTATGCTGCAGGGGGAGATAAGCTCCATCTACAAGCGCGGCGGCAAGGTGCGCAAGGTGCACAACCTTGTCTACATGCCCACGCTGGAGGCTGCGCGCCGCTTCAGCACCCGGCTGGCGGAGGTGGGCAACATTGCTTCAGACGGCCGCCCCATTCTGGGGCTGGATTCCCGAAACCTGCTGGAAATGGTGCTGGAAACGCACCCCCTTGCCTTTCTGGTTCCCGCGCACATATGGACCCCTTGGTTTTCCATTTTCGGCTCAAAGTCCGGATTCGACAGCATGGAGGAGTGCTTCGGCGACCTTGCGTCAGAAATTTTTGCGCTGGAGACGGGGCTGTCTTCCGACCCGGAGATGAACTGGCTCTGGAGCCATCTGGACCGCTTCCGGCTTATCTCCAATTCCGACGCCCATTCCGGCGATAATCTGGGCCGCGAATGCAACCTCTTCAGCGGCGAAATATCGTATGAAGGCATCTACCGGAGCCTGCGCGGCGAGGCACTGGGGCACAAGTTCCTCGGCACCATGGAGTTTTTTCCGGAAGAGGGCAAATACCATCTGGACGGACACCGCAAGTGCGGCGTGGTGATGGAGCCGGGTGAAACCCGCTCGCGGGACGGACGTTGCCCCGTATGCGGCAAGCCGCTCACCGTGGGCGTGCTCAACCGCGTGCTGGAACTGGCGGACAGGGAAGTACCCAGACAGCCCGCCTCCCAGCCGGGATTCGTTTCGCTGGTTCCGCTGCCGGAACTTATCGGCGAGATAATGGGCACTGGCTCCAAGAGTAAAAAGGTTATGGCGCTGTATGCCCGCGCGGTGCGGACCTTGGGGCCGGAACTGACCATTCTGCGCGATGCGCCGGAAGAGGAGATTCGCAAGGTGCATCCGCTGCTGGCGGAAGGCGTGATGCGTATGCGGCGGGGCGAGGTTATGCGCCAGCCCGGCTACGATGGTGAATATGGCGTGGTGCGGGTATTTTCGCGCAAGGAACGTGACACCTTTCTTAAGGGCGCGTTTCTGGTGGATTTGCCCGAGCGTGGGCCAGAGCGCGAGGCCGAACGTCTGACAGGGCGTGGGCCACAGGACGGAACAGTGCATGAACCGGACGACGGGCCAGAACATGCAGCAGGCCGACATTCAGACGCCCCCGGCGGAGAGGCCGCGCAGGCGGGTGCGGCCAGAGATTTGACGGAAGCCGAACGTGCCGCCGCCATGCCCATGCTGGCGAACGCCCTGCGTGAGCGGAACGAGGCCCGGTCAGGCATGCTCGTCCCCGCAGGCAGGGCGGGCTCCGCTGGTGAGGCATCGGAAGCAGCAGGGATGCAGGGCGCAGCCGATGCGGCAATGGAGCACGGTTTGCGCACCGATGCGGAAGGCTCCGGGCGCATGGCCGGACACGCCCCTTCTGCCGCGCCGTCCATCGTCTACAATGACGGCCAGCGGGTCGCCATTGCCGCAGGGCCGGAACCCGTGCTGGTCATGGCCGGTCCGGGAACGGGCAAGACGCGCACCCTTGTGGGGCGCATCCGGCATCTTCTGGATGGCGGCGTGAGCGCGCGGCACATGCTGGCTGTTACCTTTACCAGACGCGCCGCCCGCGAAATGGAAGAGCGGCTTGTGGCCTCGCTGGGAGAGGGGCAGGCCACGCCCCGCGCCGACACGCTGCACGCGCTGGCCTTTGAATACTGGCAGCATTCCTATGACGATGCCCCCACCCTGCTTTCTGAGGAGGGGGCCAGACGGGTGTTCGCGGAGGCCAATCCCGGCGAATCCGCGCAGCGTCTGCGCGATGCGTGGGACGGCATATCCCTGTGCCGCGAGCGCATGCAGGTGTGCACGCTGGAATTTCACGACCTGTTCGTGAACTATTCCAAGCTCAAGGATTCGTGGAATCTGGCAGATTACACCGATCTTCTGGAGTTCTGGCTGGAGCAGGCGGATGCGGGGGTCTACTCCTGCCCGTGGACCCATGTGCTGGTGGACGAGATTCAGGATTTTACCCCCCTGCAACTGGCCCTTGTGCGCAAACTGGTGCCGCAGGGCGGACAGGGCTTTTTCGGCATCGGCGACCCGGACCAGTCCATCTACGGTTTCCGGGGGGCGCATGGCGATGTGGCGGCGACTCTGGCCGAAGCGTGGCCGGAGCTGCGCATGGTGCGGCTGGAAGAATGCTACCGCTGCGCCCAACCCGTGCTGGATATGGCCGCCGCGCTCATGGCGCGCGGCAATGCCCCGCAAGCGTTGAAGGCCATGCGGGCCATTCCTTCTGACCTGCGCATGTTTGAGGCCCAGTCTCCTGAGGGCGAGGCTTCATGGATAGGCGAGCAGATTCGAGGGCTTATTGGTGCCACCAGCCATTCGCTCAAGGATGCGGAAGGGGACGGCAGGTTGCTCGGCGGCGAGCTTTCTCCCGGTGATGTGGCGGTGCTGGTGCGCTTTAAGGCGCTGGTGGACCCCATTCAGCGCACGCTTTCCCGGCTGGGCATTCCCTGCGCGGTACCGGAGAATGAGGCTTTTTGGGTGGAGCCGCGCATACGGCTCATTTTGAACGCCGTGGGCCGTTTTCTGGGCATTGCCGGTACTCCCGGCGAAGATGCGCTCTCCTGCCCGGACTCCATGCTTGCCAAGGGACCGCTGGGGGTAGCCGCCTATCTGGAAGACATACCCCCCTTTGACCGTCTGTTCTGGAAGTCTGCCGCGTTCCGTGAGATGGCGAAGCGACATGACGAGCTGGGCGGCTGGGCGGGACTGCTGAACTGGATAAACCTGCAGTCGGAGCTGGAACTGGTGCGCAGGCGCAGTGAAAAGGTGCAGATACTCACCCTGCACGCCGCCAAGGGGCTGGAGTTCAAGGCAGTGTTTCTGCCTGCGCTGGAAGACGGCATTCTCCCCTTTGCGGGGGCGGGCGTGCTTACCGGCAAGGCCGACCGGAACGAGGGAAGCTATGATGCGGAAGAGGAGCGCAGGCTGCTCTATGTGGGCATAACCCGTGCCGAGCAGGCGTTGTTTCTGAGCTGGTCGGGCAAGCGTACGCTGTATGGCAGGGAGATTCGGCTCAAGCCTTCGCGTTTTTTGGCGGAGTTGCCGCAGGAGGGGGCGGTGAAGCGTTCCGCGCTTAAGGCACACACCAAGCGTAAGGAAAAGCAGCTTTCATTGATGTAG
- a CDS encoding NAD(P)-dependent oxidoreductase: MGLKKIGWIGTGVMGKSMCGHLITAGYPTAVYNRTPERAKPLVDMGATYCASPAEVAAASDIVFTIVGFPADVEEVYLGENGIIRNARPGTVLVDMTTSSPSLASTIAAQAAAAGMHALDAPVSGGDLGARNATLAIMVGGEKDVFDRVLPLFNIMGKTVQRMGPAGAGQHTKMCNQILIAGTMVGTVESLLYAVRAGMDMDAVIDVIGSGAASSWSINNLGRRIAKGDYDPGFYIKHFIKDMGIALQEARAMNLSLPGLALVQQLYIAAQAQGLENMGTQGLYRACLTVNGME, from the coding sequence ATGGGATTGAAGAAAATCGGTTGGATAGGTACCGGCGTCATGGGAAAATCTATGTGCGGTCACCTTATAACCGCAGGGTACCCGACAGCAGTGTATAACCGCACGCCGGAACGCGCCAAGCCGCTGGTGGACATGGGGGCCACCTACTGCGCCTCTCCTGCCGAGGTGGCTGCGGCAAGCGATATCGTCTTTACCATCGTGGGCTTTCCCGCCGATGTGGAAGAGGTCTATCTGGGCGAGAACGGCATCATCCGCAATGCCCGTCCGGGCACTGTTCTGGTGGATATGACCACCTCCAGCCCCTCTCTGGCCAGTACCATTGCCGCGCAGGCGGCGGCAGCCGGAATGCATGCGCTGGACGCCCCGGTATCCGGTGGCGACCTGGGCGCGCGCAACGCCACCCTCGCCATCATGGTGGGCGGAGAGAAGGACGTGTTTGACCGCGTTCTGCCGCTGTTCAACATCATGGGTAAGACCGTGCAGCGCATGGGACCTGCCGGGGCGGGGCAGCACACCAAGATGTGCAACCAGATACTCATTGCCGGGACGATGGTCGGCACGGTGGAATCGCTGCTGTATGCGGTGCGGGCGGGAATGGACATGGATGCCGTTATCGATGTCATAGGCAGCGGGGCGGCGAGTTCGTGGTCCATAAACAATCTGGGCCGCCGCATTGCCAAGGGGGACTACGACCCCGGCTTCTACATCAAGCACTTCATCAAGGATATGGGGATTGCGCTGCAGGAAGCCAGAGCCATGAACCTTTCGCTCCCCGGGCTTGCGCTGGTGCAGCAGCTGTATATTGCCGCGCAGGCGCAGGGGCTGGAAAATATGGGCACGCAGGGGCTGTACCGCGCCTGCCTAACCGTGAACGGCATGGAGTAA